In a genomic window of Chrysemys picta bellii isolate R12L10 chromosome 1, ASM1138683v2, whole genome shotgun sequence:
- the LOC101944712 gene encoding olfactory receptor 52E4-like isoform X2 has product MPDSNTTDFTNPSTFILLGIPGLEEAHIWISIPFCTMYTIAVLGNFTILFIVKKEPSLHGPMFYFLCMLAVTDLVMSTSTVPKMLSIFWFNSREISFSACLTQMYFVHSFSTMESGILVAMAFDRYVAICNPLRYSTTLTKPVVAKIGLAVVLRSGILTLPYPFLARRWPYCRTNIIPHSYCGHIAVVNLACADIRISSYYGLFNLFFEIGMDVFFIAVSYILILRAIFRLPTKDARLKTFGTCISHLCAISALYIPDLFSSLTQRFGHNVPLRLRVLIASMYLLMPPMLHPIIYGVRIKQIRGRLIQLFTHKET; this is encoded by the coding sequence ATGCCAGATTCCAACACAACAGACTTCAcaaacccctccaccttcatcctgctgggcattcctggcctagaGGAAGCCCATATCTGGATCTCCAttcccttctgcaccatgtacacCATAGCTGTGTTGGGGAACTTCACTatcctgttcatcgtgaagaAGGAGCCGAGCCTCCACGGGCCAATgttctatttcctctgcatgctggccgtcaccgacctggtcatgtccacatccaccgtacccaaaatgctgagcatcttctggttcaattccagggagatcagtttcagtgcctgcctcacccagatgtactttgtTCACTCTTTCTCAACGATGGAGTCTGGAATCCTCGTGGctatggcttttgatcgctatgtggccatctgcaaTCCTCTGAGATATTCCACAACCTTGACAAAGCCTGTTGTGGCCAAGATAGGCCTGGCTGTGGTGCTGCGCAGTGGCATACTCACATTACCCTATCCCTTCCTGGCGAGGCGGTGGCCGTATTgtagaaccaacatcatcccccactcCTATTGTGGGCATATAGCTGTGGTGAACCTGGCCTGCGCTGACATCcgcatcagtagttactatggcctGTTTAATCTTTTCTTTGAGATCGGaatggatgtgttttttattGCCGTGTCCTATATTctgatcctcagggccatcttccgCCTCCCCACAAAAGATGCCCGGCTCaaaacttttgggacctgcatctCTCATCTTTGTGCCATCTCAGCTTTGTACATCCCAGATTTATTCTCCTCTCTCACACAGCGGTTTGGCCACAATGTGCCACTGCGTTTGCGCGTTCTCATTGCCAGTATGTACCTGCTGATGCCCCCCATGCTACACCCCATCATTTATGGGGTGAGGATCAAACAGATCCGGGGCAGGCTGATCCAGCTCTTTACTCATAAAGAGACCTAA